In candidate division TA06 bacterium, a genomic segment contains:
- a CDS encoding restriction endonuclease: MNRWTELSIEYASQRNYLDDLYKVYPIIPEGIRDINKDSWDAVEKAFQNRNNTELIKRLLDLELFPIKDSYVAYLKRDPSSIARNPATVNRLCGRLYDIGINALFDKCSEPKETNRQMGQKFKEWLSKKTLGVDLLPYDEFLESKGNALLDASDNGSKNFAKEHLSYTREKGLDFVARFNGRYVIGEAKFLTDFGSHQDAQFADGISTLKAKRVKAIKIAIMDGVLYIQGDNKMHRFLKKNKEGYNIMSALVLREFLYQL; this comes from the coding sequence GTGAACCGCTGGACAGAGCTTAGTATTGAATATGCAAGCCAAAGGAACTATTTAGATGACTTATATAAAGTATATCCGATAATACCTGAAGGCATCAGAGACATTAACAAAGATTCCTGGGATGCTGTTGAGAAAGCTTTTCAAAATAGGAACAACACGGAGTTAATAAAACGCCTTTTAGATTTAGAACTTTTCCCAATAAAAGACTCTTACGTTGCATATCTCAAAAGAGACCCTTCTTCAATCGCGAGAAACCCAGCAACCGTTAACCGCTTGTGCGGCCGTCTTTATGATATAGGTATCAACGCACTTTTCGATAAATGTTCCGAACCAAAAGAAACAAACCGCCAAATGGGTCAAAAATTTAAAGAGTGGTTAAGCAAAAAAACACTCGGGGTTGATCTATTGCCCTATGATGAATTTTTAGAATCAAAAGGTAATGCCCTATTAGATGCATCAGACAACGGGTCTAAGAACTTTGCAAAAGAGCATCTGAGTTATACTCGCGAAAAAGGTCTTGATTTTGTTGCACGATTTAATGGCCGGTATGTTATTGGTGAAGCAAAATTCTTGACTGATTTTGGCAGCCATCAAGATGCACAATTTGCTGATGGTATAAGCACGCTTAAAGCCAAGCGAGTTAAAGCCATAAAAATAGCAATCATGGATGGGGTTTTATACATCCAGGGAGACAATAAAATGCACAGATTCCTGAAGAAAAACAAAGAGGGCTATAATATAATGAGTGCACTGGTGTTAAGGGAATTTTTGTACCAGCTATAA
- a CDS encoding phage integrase N-terminal SAM-like domain-containing protein: protein MNDENHGITGSQPVPPTMVESPGQTNPETDQAAGREIIYCESIIHLGRKWVKLDIGDDFPVIKIKKLLPSLHWRAGPQDWLMPWRENWLAYLQAKLDGLAEVTDASPPNRRVKRHTDGSRPAGRRTRRSSVQSPALPPEYLELLRQRNYSEATIRVYVSHFNLMLAHTGHRPPQELGPAEIKAYLEYLSGEKGASKSYRTQALSAIKFYYGQVLVPPREI from the coding sequence ATGAACGACGAAAATCACGGCATAACCGGCAGCCAGCCAGTCCCGCCAACAATGGTTGAGAGCCCCGGCCAAACCAACCCCGAAACAGACCAAGCGGCGGGCCGGGAGATTATCTACTGTGAGTCAATTATCCATCTGGGCCGGAAATGGGTCAAGCTGGACATCGGCGATGATTTCCCCGTTATCAAAATCAAGAAACTGCTGCCCAGCCTGCACTGGCGGGCCGGCCCCCAGGATTGGCTGATGCCCTGGCGGGAGAATTGGCTGGCCTACCTCCAGGCCAAGCTGGACGGCCTGGCCGAGGTAACCGACGCGTCCCCGCCCAACCGGCGGGTCAAACGACACACTGACGGGTCCCGGCCAGCCGGCCGGCGCACCCGGCGATCCTCGGTCCAAAGCCCGGCTTTGCCGCCGGAATACCTGGAACTGCTCCGCCAGCGCAATTACAGCGAGGCCACCATCCGGGTCTATGTGTCCCATTTTAACCTGATGCTGGCTCATACCGGGCACCGGCCGCCCCAGGAGTTGGGCCCGGCGGAAATCAAGGCTTACCTGGAATACCTAAGCGGCGAGAAGGGCGCATCCAAAAGCTACCGGACCCAAGCACTGAGCGCCATTAAGTTCTATTACGGGCAGGTGCTGGTTCCGCCGCGGGAGATCTGA
- a CDS encoding type II toxin-antitoxin system HicB family antitoxin: MKLKVVIHQADEGGFWAEVPAIPGCMTQGETRQEFLLNIYDAVEGCLSVDLKTLTIGAKDFVMDIAV, translated from the coding sequence ATGAAATTAAAAGTAGTCATCCATCAGGCCGACGAGGGCGGTTTCTGGGCCGAAGTCCCGGCCATTCCCGGATGCATGACCCAGGGCGAAACCAGGCAGGAATTTTTACTGAACATCTACGACGCGGTCGAGGGATGTTTGAGCGTTGACTTGAAAACCCTGACCATCGGAGCAAAGGATTTTGTGATGGATATCGCAGTCTGA
- a CDS encoding type II toxin-antitoxin system HicB family antitoxin has translation MRQILIYQGEDGYWVVECPSLPGCITQGKTKEEAITNAREAIDGYIAALQEDKLPVPEETFNALLLAV, from the coding sequence ATGCGCCAGATATTGATCTACCAAGGCGAAGACGGGTATTGGGTAGTTGAATGCCCCAGCCTGCCCGGCTGCATCACCCAGGGCAAAACCAAGGAAGAGGCCATCACCAATGCCCGGGAGGCCATCGACGGCTACATCGCTGCTCTGCAGGAAGACAAGCTGCCCGTGCCCGAGGAAACCTTCAACGCCCTGTTGCTGGCGGTATGA